In Drosophila subpulchrella strain 33 F10 #4 breed RU33 chromosome 3R, RU_Dsub_v1.1 Primary Assembly, whole genome shotgun sequence, the following are encoded in one genomic region:
- the LOC119563103 gene encoding probable glucosamine 6-phosphate N-acetyltransferase isoform X2: MVQLTEETYLYDPNLLLKLDFHRSPAKFNPFISAANPGEPWMKVRPLKDTDYDRGFLQLLSQLTHVGNVNRTQFLTRFSQMKASGDYFVTVIEDTRKNEIIGAASLVIERKFIHNCAVRGRLEDVVVNDTYRGKQLGKLIVVTVSLLAEELGCYKMSLDCKDKLIKFYESLGYVAIPGNSNSMTIRYDEGPALKRNSTSAGSSGTVGDSCQTVVVILPFKSTFIK; the protein is encoded by the exons ATGGTGCAACTTACG GAGGAGACGTATCTGTATGATCCCAATCTGCTGTTAAAGCTGGACTTTCATCGCAGTCCCGCCAAGTTCAATCCCTTCATATCAGCGGCTAATCCCGGAGAGCCCTGGATGAAAGTGCGTCCTCTCAAGGACACGGACTACGATCGTGGCTTCCTGCAGCTGCTATCCCAACTCACCCACGTGGGCAATGTGAATCGCACGCAGTTTTTGA CCCGTTTTTCGCAGATGAAAGCCAGTGGAGATTACTTTGTCACCGTCATCGAGGACACTCGCAAAAACGAGATTATTGGAGCTGCATCTCTGGTGATCGAGCGAAAGTTCATCCACAATTGTGCCGTG CGTGGTCGCCTGGAAGATGTGGTGGTAAATGACACCTATCGCGGCAAGCAACTGGGCAAACT AATCGTGGTCACCGTATCGCTGCTGGCCGAGGAACTGGGCTGCTACAAAATGTCGCTGGACTGCAAGGACAAGctgatcaagttctacgaaTCGCTGGGCTATGTGGCCATTCCCGGAAACTCCAACTCCATGACAATTCGCTATGATGAGGGGCCAGCGCTGAAGCGGAATTCCACCTCAGCCGGCTCCAGTGGAACAGTGGGCGACTCCTGCCAAACT GTAGTTGTTATATTACCCTTTAAAAGCACCTTCATCAAGTAG
- the LOC119563103 gene encoding probable glucosamine 6-phosphate N-acetyltransferase isoform X1 → MVQLTEETYLYDPNLLLKLDFHRSPAKFNPFISAANPGEPWMKVRPLKDTDYDRGFLQLLSQLTHVGNVNRTQFLTRFSQMKASGDYFVTVIEDTRKNEIIGAASLVIERKFIHNCAVRGRLEDVVVNDTYRGKQLGKLIVVTVSLLAEELGCYKMSLDCKDKLIKFYESLGYVAIPGNSNSMTIRYDEGPALKRNSTSAGSSGTVGDSCQTNSQFYNFFSPFCY, encoded by the exons ATGGTGCAACTTACG GAGGAGACGTATCTGTATGATCCCAATCTGCTGTTAAAGCTGGACTTTCATCGCAGTCCCGCCAAGTTCAATCCCTTCATATCAGCGGCTAATCCCGGAGAGCCCTGGATGAAAGTGCGTCCTCTCAAGGACACGGACTACGATCGTGGCTTCCTGCAGCTGCTATCCCAACTCACCCACGTGGGCAATGTGAATCGCACGCAGTTTTTGA CCCGTTTTTCGCAGATGAAAGCCAGTGGAGATTACTTTGTCACCGTCATCGAGGACACTCGCAAAAACGAGATTATTGGAGCTGCATCTCTGGTGATCGAGCGAAAGTTCATCCACAATTGTGCCGTG CGTGGTCGCCTGGAAGATGTGGTGGTAAATGACACCTATCGCGGCAAGCAACTGGGCAAACT AATCGTGGTCACCGTATCGCTGCTGGCCGAGGAACTGGGCTGCTACAAAATGTCGCTGGACTGCAAGGACAAGctgatcaagttctacgaaTCGCTGGGCTATGTGGCCATTCCCGGAAACTCCAACTCCATGACAATTCGCTATGATGAGGGGCCAGCGCTGAAGCGGAATTCCACCTCAGCCGGCTCCAGTGGAACAGTGGGCGACTCCTGCCAAACT AACTCTCAATTTTATAACTTTTTCTCTCCTTTCTGCTACTGA
- the LOC119563100 gene encoding GATOR complex protein WDR24 isoform X1, whose product MPDSVEDTSTISLRICLEGHANALALNKDNNQIALAGRSLLKVYSINSNGFTESCNMRGKNQNLSYSANDVAWSTLDSNLLATAATNGVVSVWDLSKFGRQKQLLVYNEHERTAHTVTFHSSEPNILISGSQDGTIKCFDIRSDKSVNTYFCNSESVRDVKFSPHTQNIFSAVSENGTVQLWDMRKWDKCMVQFTAHYGPVYTCDWHPTRNWLATGSRDKQIKVWNMDGRPGLEHTIHTIAVVGRVKWRPERTYHIASCALVVDYSVHVWDIRRPYIPFASFNEHTNVTTGIAWQGSDSHCLLSISKDSTIYKHAFKDATRPALKANAQGASWGRYGDISFANKIKEYAPKTSGASNTKSTSFISRRKTNVAGSIQFHLDHSKMYKFMVNETFSGSPLNETVSRPTQEHESFIGCARELIISGKKLAELCEHNAEVSKKYGKHNATTLWNFIKLFYGSNHFEPPFEHRSSFSNQKNPMNSRRATQVASDWPQQRSDLGQDLNGNTPETAHEIDVANVDDDPLGGSGVEHPPTSSVILSETQIISEITFDNFELLRNGFIYVGPTECAKALAFPALHHDVQAARPQLDLKASDHEKSPPPHVPTVLKVSHVPPIPMWEPHKFVSDALMLMNDVGDVQTALTVLIALGEARKLLPIEDALVEHWFYTYVDQLHRYELWNEACEVINRSWLRSVQQLNQHSTSMHTNCGECGRPMGGKVGWYCDKCKSMQSAKCCVCGLIVRGVYAWCQGCSHGGHIEHLQKYFAKHSKCPKCGHLCAYS is encoded by the exons ATGCCCGATTCCGTGGAGGACACCTCCACCATCTCGCTGCGGATCTGCCTGGAAGGACATGCGAATGCCCTGGCCTTGAACAAGGACAACAACCAGATAGCTTTGGCTGGAAGAAGCT TGCTCAAGGTGTACTCCATAAACAGCAATGGCTTCACGGAATCGTGTAATATGCGCGGCAAGAACCAGAATCTTAGCTACTCTGCCAACGATGTGGCCTGGTCCACCTTGGATAGCAATCTTCTGGCCACGGCGGCCACAAACGGAGTGGTTTCCGTGTGGGATCTCTCCAAGTTCGGCAGGCAGAAGCAGCTTTTGGTCTATAACGAACATGAGCGCACCGCACACACCGTGACCTTCCACAGTAGCGAACCCAACATTCTGATCTCCGGCTCACAAGATGGCACCATTAAGTGTTTTGATATCCGATCCGATAAGTCGGTTAATACCTACTTCTGCAACTCGGAATCGGTGAGGGATGTGAAGTTCAGTCCGCACACGCAGAACATCTTCTCCGCCGTCTCCGAAAATGGAACCGTCCAGCTGTGGGATATGAGGAAATGGGACAAGTGCATGGTACAGTTTACGGCGCACTATGGACCCGTCTACACCTGCGACTGGCATCCCACGCGGAACTGGCTGGCCACCGGCAGTCGGGACAAGCAGATCAAGGTGTGGAACATGGACGGCAGGCCTGGACTGGAGCACACCATCCACACGATCGCCGTGGTGGGGAGGGTCAAGTGGAGGCCTGAAAGAAC CTATCACATCGCTAGTTGCGCCCTGGTGGTGGACTACAGCGTCCATGTATGGGACATCCGGCGGCCATACATCCCCTTTGCCTCCTTCAACGAGCACACGAATGTGACCACGGGAATTGCGTGGCAGGGTAGTGATTCCCATTGCCTGCTGTCCATCAGTAAGGATTCCACCATCTACAAGCATGCTTTTAAAGATGCCACAAGGCCAGCGTTGAAGGCGAATGCCCAGGGAGCCAGCTGGGGCAGATATGGTGACATTTCCTTTGCCAACAAGATCAAGGAGTACGCTCCAAAGACCAGTGGCGCCTCCAACACCAAGTCCACCAGCTTCAT AAGTCGCCGGAAAACGAATGTGGCAGGCAGCATTCAGTTCCATTTGGATCATTCCAAGATGTACAAATTCATGGTTAACGAAACG TTTTCTGGCTCTCCCTTAAATGAAACTGTTTCCCGACCTACACAAGAACACGAGAGCTTCATTGGCTGTGCCAGGGAACTGATTATCAGTGGCAAGAAGCTGGCGGAGCTTTGCGAGCACAATGCGGAGGTCTCCAAGAAATATGGCAAACATAAT GCCACCACATTGTGGAACTTTATCAAACTGTTCTATGGCAGCAATCATTTTGAGCCACCCTTCGAGCACAGGTCATCCTTCTCGAATCAAAAGAATCCGATGAACTCCCGACGTGCCACCCAAGTCGCCAGTGATTGGCCACAGCAGCGGAGTGATCTCGGCCAGGATCTCAATGGAAATACACCGGAAACTGCGCACGAGATTGATGTTGCCAATGTTGATGATGATCCCCTTGGTGGCAGCGGTGTGGAGCATCCGCCCACCAGTTCAGTGATTCTGTCCGAGACGCAAATCATCAGCGAGATTACCTTTGACAACTTTGAGCTGTTGCGGAATGGGTTTATTTACGTGGGTCCCACTGAATGCGCAAAAGCCCTGGCCTTTCCTGCCCTTCATCACGATGTGCAGGCAGCTCGCCCACAACTGGATCTCAAGGCCTCCGATCACGAGAAGTCGCCT CCACCACATGTTCCCACTGTCTTGAAAGTCAGTCATGTTCCGCCCATTCCCATGTGGGAGCCACACAAATTCGTTTCCGATGCCCTCATGCTAATGAACGATGTGGGTGATGTGCAAACAGCTCTGACAGTCCTTATAGCGCTAGGGGAAGCTCGGAAACTATTGCCCATTGAGGATGCACTGGTG GAGCACTGGTTCTACACCTATGTGGACCAACTGCATCGCTATGAGCTGTGGAACGAGGCCTGCGAGGTGATCAACCGCTCCTGGCTGAGATCGGTGCAGCAGCTCAACCAGCACTCGACATCCATGCACACGAATTGCGGGGAGTGTGGACGCCCCATGGGCGGCAAGGTGGGATGGTATTGCGACAAGTGCAAGTCCATGCAGTCGGCCAAGTGTTGTGTCTGCGGCCTGATCGTCCGCGGCGTGTACGCCTGGTGCCAAGGATGCTCGCACGGCGGTCATATCGAGCACCTGCAGAAGTACTTCGCCAAGCACTCCAAGTGTCCCAAATGCGGTCACCTCTGCGCGTACTCATGA
- the LOC119563103 gene encoding probable glucosamine 6-phosphate N-acetyltransferase isoform X3 translates to MEETYLYDPNLLLKLDFHRSPAKFNPFISAANPGEPWMKVRPLKDTDYDRGFLQLLSQLTHVGNVNRTQFLTRFSQMKASGDYFVTVIEDTRKNEIIGAASLVIERKFIHNCAVRGRLEDVVVNDTYRGKQLGKLIVVTVSLLAEELGCYKMSLDCKDKLIKFYESLGYVAIPGNSNSMTIRYDEGPALKRNSTSAGSSGTVGDSCQTNSQFYNFFSPFCY, encoded by the exons ATG GAGGAGACGTATCTGTATGATCCCAATCTGCTGTTAAAGCTGGACTTTCATCGCAGTCCCGCCAAGTTCAATCCCTTCATATCAGCGGCTAATCCCGGAGAGCCCTGGATGAAAGTGCGTCCTCTCAAGGACACGGACTACGATCGTGGCTTCCTGCAGCTGCTATCCCAACTCACCCACGTGGGCAATGTGAATCGCACGCAGTTTTTGA CCCGTTTTTCGCAGATGAAAGCCAGTGGAGATTACTTTGTCACCGTCATCGAGGACACTCGCAAAAACGAGATTATTGGAGCTGCATCTCTGGTGATCGAGCGAAAGTTCATCCACAATTGTGCCGTG CGTGGTCGCCTGGAAGATGTGGTGGTAAATGACACCTATCGCGGCAAGCAACTGGGCAAACT AATCGTGGTCACCGTATCGCTGCTGGCCGAGGAACTGGGCTGCTACAAAATGTCGCTGGACTGCAAGGACAAGctgatcaagttctacgaaTCGCTGGGCTATGTGGCCATTCCCGGAAACTCCAACTCCATGACAATTCGCTATGATGAGGGGCCAGCGCTGAAGCGGAATTCCACCTCAGCCGGCTCCAGTGGAACAGTGGGCGACTCCTGCCAAACT AACTCTCAATTTTATAACTTTTTCTCTCCTTTCTGCTACTGA
- the LOC119563100 gene encoding GATOR complex protein WDR24 isoform X2, with amino-acid sequence MPDSVEDTSTISLRICLEGHANALALNKDNNQIALAGRSLLKVYSINSNGFTESCNMRGKNQNLSYSANDVAWSTLDSNLLATAATNGVVSVWDLSKFGRQKQLLVYNEHERTAHTVTFHSSEPNILISGSQDGTIKCFDIRSDKSVNTYFCNSESVRDVKFSPHTQNIFSAVSENGTVQLWDMRKWDKCMVQFTAHYGPVYTCDWHPTRNWLATGSRDKQIKVWNMDGRPGLEHTIHTIAVVGRVKWRPERTYHIASCALVVDYSVHVWDIRRPYIPFASFNEHTNVTTGIAWQGSDSHCLLSISKDSTIYKHAFKDATRPALKANAQGASWGRYGDISFANKIKEYAPKTSGASNTKSTSFIRRKTNVAGSIQFHLDHSKMYKFMVNETFSGSPLNETVSRPTQEHESFIGCARELIISGKKLAELCEHNAEVSKKYGKHNATTLWNFIKLFYGSNHFEPPFEHRSSFSNQKNPMNSRRATQVASDWPQQRSDLGQDLNGNTPETAHEIDVANVDDDPLGGSGVEHPPTSSVILSETQIISEITFDNFELLRNGFIYVGPTECAKALAFPALHHDVQAARPQLDLKASDHEKSPPPHVPTVLKVSHVPPIPMWEPHKFVSDALMLMNDVGDVQTALTVLIALGEARKLLPIEDALVEHWFYTYVDQLHRYELWNEACEVINRSWLRSVQQLNQHSTSMHTNCGECGRPMGGKVGWYCDKCKSMQSAKCCVCGLIVRGVYAWCQGCSHGGHIEHLQKYFAKHSKCPKCGHLCAYS; translated from the exons ATGCCCGATTCCGTGGAGGACACCTCCACCATCTCGCTGCGGATCTGCCTGGAAGGACATGCGAATGCCCTGGCCTTGAACAAGGACAACAACCAGATAGCTTTGGCTGGAAGAAGCT TGCTCAAGGTGTACTCCATAAACAGCAATGGCTTCACGGAATCGTGTAATATGCGCGGCAAGAACCAGAATCTTAGCTACTCTGCCAACGATGTGGCCTGGTCCACCTTGGATAGCAATCTTCTGGCCACGGCGGCCACAAACGGAGTGGTTTCCGTGTGGGATCTCTCCAAGTTCGGCAGGCAGAAGCAGCTTTTGGTCTATAACGAACATGAGCGCACCGCACACACCGTGACCTTCCACAGTAGCGAACCCAACATTCTGATCTCCGGCTCACAAGATGGCACCATTAAGTGTTTTGATATCCGATCCGATAAGTCGGTTAATACCTACTTCTGCAACTCGGAATCGGTGAGGGATGTGAAGTTCAGTCCGCACACGCAGAACATCTTCTCCGCCGTCTCCGAAAATGGAACCGTCCAGCTGTGGGATATGAGGAAATGGGACAAGTGCATGGTACAGTTTACGGCGCACTATGGACCCGTCTACACCTGCGACTGGCATCCCACGCGGAACTGGCTGGCCACCGGCAGTCGGGACAAGCAGATCAAGGTGTGGAACATGGACGGCAGGCCTGGACTGGAGCACACCATCCACACGATCGCCGTGGTGGGGAGGGTCAAGTGGAGGCCTGAAAGAAC CTATCACATCGCTAGTTGCGCCCTGGTGGTGGACTACAGCGTCCATGTATGGGACATCCGGCGGCCATACATCCCCTTTGCCTCCTTCAACGAGCACACGAATGTGACCACGGGAATTGCGTGGCAGGGTAGTGATTCCCATTGCCTGCTGTCCATCAGTAAGGATTCCACCATCTACAAGCATGCTTTTAAAGATGCCACAAGGCCAGCGTTGAAGGCGAATGCCCAGGGAGCCAGCTGGGGCAGATATGGTGACATTTCCTTTGCCAACAAGATCAAGGAGTACGCTCCAAAGACCAGTGGCGCCTCCAACACCAAGTCCACCAGCTTCAT TCGCCGGAAAACGAATGTGGCAGGCAGCATTCAGTTCCATTTGGATCATTCCAAGATGTACAAATTCATGGTTAACGAAACG TTTTCTGGCTCTCCCTTAAATGAAACTGTTTCCCGACCTACACAAGAACACGAGAGCTTCATTGGCTGTGCCAGGGAACTGATTATCAGTGGCAAGAAGCTGGCGGAGCTTTGCGAGCACAATGCGGAGGTCTCCAAGAAATATGGCAAACATAAT GCCACCACATTGTGGAACTTTATCAAACTGTTCTATGGCAGCAATCATTTTGAGCCACCCTTCGAGCACAGGTCATCCTTCTCGAATCAAAAGAATCCGATGAACTCCCGACGTGCCACCCAAGTCGCCAGTGATTGGCCACAGCAGCGGAGTGATCTCGGCCAGGATCTCAATGGAAATACACCGGAAACTGCGCACGAGATTGATGTTGCCAATGTTGATGATGATCCCCTTGGTGGCAGCGGTGTGGAGCATCCGCCCACCAGTTCAGTGATTCTGTCCGAGACGCAAATCATCAGCGAGATTACCTTTGACAACTTTGAGCTGTTGCGGAATGGGTTTATTTACGTGGGTCCCACTGAATGCGCAAAAGCCCTGGCCTTTCCTGCCCTTCATCACGATGTGCAGGCAGCTCGCCCACAACTGGATCTCAAGGCCTCCGATCACGAGAAGTCGCCT CCACCACATGTTCCCACTGTCTTGAAAGTCAGTCATGTTCCGCCCATTCCCATGTGGGAGCCACACAAATTCGTTTCCGATGCCCTCATGCTAATGAACGATGTGGGTGATGTGCAAACAGCTCTGACAGTCCTTATAGCGCTAGGGGAAGCTCGGAAACTATTGCCCATTGAGGATGCACTGGTG GAGCACTGGTTCTACACCTATGTGGACCAACTGCATCGCTATGAGCTGTGGAACGAGGCCTGCGAGGTGATCAACCGCTCCTGGCTGAGATCGGTGCAGCAGCTCAACCAGCACTCGACATCCATGCACACGAATTGCGGGGAGTGTGGACGCCCCATGGGCGGCAAGGTGGGATGGTATTGCGACAAGTGCAAGTCCATGCAGTCGGCCAAGTGTTGTGTCTGCGGCCTGATCGTCCGCGGCGTGTACGCCTGGTGCCAAGGATGCTCGCACGGCGGTCATATCGAGCACCTGCAGAAGTACTTCGCCAAGCACTCCAAGTGTCCCAAATGCGGTCACCTCTGCGCGTACTCATGA